tttgattttttatttagtttgaattagaaattaatttgattagatCTAGtcaatttaattggtttagaaACTATTAACCTAATCAATCAGTAAAAAAATCCGagaataaagtttaaaaaacaaaaatttaatgagacaaaatttttttatttcaacttctTATTCAactcaagtttaattttataaatattaataattatgaagaatgaataatatattaaacaactattttaatttaaaattttggtcTATCTAGTAAAACCTCATTACACAATTCTATAACATAACATTTTCTAATTAAACATGatacatgataatattattTAGTTTGTAGGTTATATCGagaagctcttttttattacaagtAGCTACTATGGCTCACGTGAGTACTTAATTAGGTGAAATAGATTCACATGGTAATTCATAAATTCCTTATTGAGAGATATATAGAACTTTCTTGGTCGCTCCAAAACGTTGCTTCAATTCAGAAAAACAAAGTTCTTCATCTGGGGTTGTTATCTATTTTGAAACCccatataaatatacaaaaaaaatatacaaaacaaatataaaatgcaaaacaaatttaaaaatgaaaaaataaaaaaatacaccaatGGGAGAACATGAAGTGTGtctaatattcaattaaaaattaatttacataaaCCACAAGTCATGTTTGATAATAATACATAGAAGACATGGTTTGTGTGTATACAGACACCGGTGTCGAATATGATGAATATGGAATTGGAGCAACGTAGCCAGCATCATCCGCACATGTCATAAGGATTTTGGGTTGTGGGCCTTGTAAGCCCAATTCTAGAGACCTGTTTAATAGGCCCAGAAATCGGCACATCAAAATTTTTGTGTGCgttctcaaataattttttttatttaaaataattttttaatatatttctatattattttaatgttaaaaataatttttaaaaaattaaaaaattttattttaatataaataaaaaatactttaaaccactatcactattataatttttaataggcctAAATcacattttatgtttatttttgcggtgaaaaggttttttaaaaatgttaattgtttatttaaaattaatttttttaattgttttaaattattttaatttattaatataaaaattaaattttaaaaataaaaaaaatattattttaatatatttttaaagtagttACTACAGTACCAATACCAAACGAGTTATAAGTAAAACCGCTGCAATCCCCAATTTCCCTCCTTTTACGCACCGCCAAAACCCTAAATTCCATGGCGACAATCGGCGAAACCTCTATGAATCCTCCTCAGTCGAAGCCCGTCGTTGTTAGGGTTAAACGGAAGGCTCACCAGTCTCGCCTCGACGCCTTCTGTAAGTCACtaacaactctctctctctctctctctctctctctctcacacacacacacacacactatcaCTCGGTGTCTGACTGATTTTGTGCGCATATGTGGCATATAGGGCTTGAAATCAATGAGAAACCAACGAAGAAGGCGATGTTGGACTTGGAGAAGTTGTCAATTAGTAATAACTCTGTTGATGTTCAAGGtaacattttttcctttttcctttttgttatcATCAATTGGATTTGGAGAAGTTctaaatttaatagtttttctcAGAGATAAAGACTTCAGTTATTTATTCCAGGAAGTACAGCTTagacaagaatttttttttcagaaattttTTAGGACTGTATCTATTTCAGGTCAGGCTTGTGTAGAACCGTCATAATCTAGGAAGTTAGTATTGAATTTTCTATAAACGGAACAGTGATAAGTGGTGATAACACCAAAACAGTTGCTAGAGTATCATTTGCTAGAGTGGAACGGTAGAATAGCACATGCATACATAATCTAGGCAAAAGTGAATgcattaaattatagattttattcttgttagataattaattagttaaaataaagGCCTTGGCTTGAAGGTTTGAGACCTAAAGATGAGGCCCTTGAATTTGAAAAGATGGAAAGACAACATTGAGAGAAAGCCTAATACTGTTGCAGCTGTTACATCTGATACATGgaaaaaaatctctaatttttattaatgaaatcaggagATAGAGGGATTAAGAGTTAATGAATTTAACACTTATTTGCATAACTTTAGGTTATAGGATTTAGCTGGATAGGATAACTAACTGAATTTGAGAGCCTTGAGACTGAGATTTGATCAAGgagaaaaagatttttttatcacttttatGGAAGTAGAATTGGGGATTTTTGGGTTTATAttagagggagagagggagagagtgaAGAAACTTAAAAATGGTACTGTTTTCTTTGTAGTGGGGGTGGAGGGGAAAAGAGGCTGTGATTTGAAGGGATGGGGAAAATagcaccttttttttcttatgtggCTCAGGTACAAATGACtagaacttggattttttttttcttttatttttgtgcaaGAATAAAACTCAAGATCTTACCTCTTCAATTTGCAAGGACTATAGAAATGAGTTAACAATATAAAGGCACTGTtggaaatcaattaaaataaataaacatagtTATCAATACCTTCCTAAGTGCCACTTTTCTCCTAGCAAGTGCCACTTTTCTCCTAGCAGTGTAGACCCTAAAATGGTTGCCATTACAAGTGTGAGAGGGTTAGAAATAGACACAAACAAAGGCTCTCTCCTTCTCATAACTTTCATGTTAATCAggaaatatgattaaaaaaaaaataccctgtatgaaaaaaattcaatgggcAACCCAAATTCTGTACTTTACATCCAAAGAGGTGATACTACTGTTGGTTCTTTGAGCTAAGAATCATGTAATATCTATTTTACAGTACTTTTAGTACAATACAGTTTTATTGGGCATTTTTGTCGCAAAAGCACTACAATAGTATTTATCCAAATACTATCTAGCTGCTTTAAATATCAGCAAAAATAGCACAGTGAACTAATTATCAAACACTGCTCTGCAGGCTATATATAAGCTTGTTCATTACGTGATCGAACTTTAAAATTGTAATGAAGTTTGGttggttttgataaataaacttcaaatgattatttttttttcaattaaaattgaatcaGATTCTAGCAGTCAATCCAAATTAGCATGTCATTCTAGATCAATTTTCCTGTCCAAATTAGCAAACAACTTGGCAATCTTATCTTAAccttatcttaatatatattgtaGTAAAACAGAAGCAAGCTCAGGCAGTTCTATGGTGGGCACTTGGACTTGCCTATGTGTACAAGGAACTTAAGTGCACAGCAATCATATTTCCATATATTAAAtactaagaaaacaaaaaggttCTATCTTGCCATGTctgtaaatagaaaaaaaaaaatttaaaagtgttgATAAAAGGATTTAAAAGCAGGTAActctttagggttttttttaatgacactGTAGGAAAAAGGAAGTTACTACAGTTTTGATTCTGATTCATGGAAAAAAAGGAAGCTTTGAGGACTTGTAATTTTGTGACATATTTGTTGAATGGAAGTTGTTAACTATTGAAGGACtgtaaaagatttgtttttttttttaattggggaATGATGGATTGTGATTGCAATTTTTGAGCTAAGATCATATTGTAATGTATGATGTTCTACACAAGATTTTGAGTTGCAAATTTATGAAACTAAGTTAGTTAAATTAACAGATAGtttgttctccttttcttttttgttaaataatcattttttatttatttactaccATCCATTGGTGTGATTTTGACCATTGGTTTTTggtatatatatctttttatggTGATTTTTATAGTGGAGGAATTGAAGGCTAAGAAGGTTTTGGTGAAGCATGTTGAGACAGTTACTAGCATGGAAACTACAATGGAGATAGTACAATCATTTGCGGTTAGTATAGAACTATGAGTGTGTCAGAATATGctgcttgtttttgtttttctttaaccaGCCCTTAGTACTTGGTTGTTCATTTCTGTTGCAAATGTCTAGTTTTTGTTGTACTGCTCTTTTTAATAAATGTGTTGGTGTTCCTTTGCAGTCTAATTCTGCTCATGTAGTTGAAGAACAAAAACGAACCATTAAAAAGTACAGTGTAAGTTCTCTTTCTACCAGTTAAAGTTTGTCTCTTAGTCTGGTTTTCAGACATTTACGTTATCTAACACTTTGTGCatttccaatttaattttggcaGAAACAAGAGCAGATTTTGTCAAGATCCAGACGAAATCAAGAGGTATACTTCAACTTATGTAAAATTCGTTCTTGATTGGAAATGTTTTCTGAGGATAACCATTCAATCTTCCTTGATGCATTTATGTGCATTACAACTTCAGTTATCAGTTTTGGTTTTCCATCCAACTGCTCTgtctcatttttgtttttaacaatgGTCACTGTTCAGCTGCAAATTGCAATACATATGCTTCACTCTGAACATATGCAAATTGATGAATTGTatcctttaatttcttctagAGTACTAATGCTTCTAGTAAATGAGATCTGTGTACATCAAGTTCATGAAATAGTAATAGAGAAATATATGTGATGACAGACTAGGAAATGCATGTCACTCCTCTGCTGTAATCTCTGCTTTTCTCACGATCAACACAACCTGAGACTTCTATGAGAGGATTTTTTAACTGAGATTTAATGTCATTTCAACTGTGGGTCTTATTAGACCTGAAAATCAGCCAAAGAAGTTACTATTTTACCCAAGTCTGGTTTTTCCCAAAAATTTGGCTGGATTGTGCATGTCTGCCTCCTGATACCAGAAAAATGTACAGTATAGCACTTTTTTACCATAGTTGCaaactccttttctgtttctCTGACATACATGGTCATATAACATCCCCCAACACCACATTCTGGTAGGTATTGGCATCGGATGCTCGTTTTGAGCAAATTTGGAGAAGCCGAAGGGGAGACAAAGGGGCATCAGAAGATAAAGCACTGCATGATATATGTAGTTTTTATGATGTTGTTCGTGTTGAGGAAAGTTTCAATGAGGTGCAAGAGCTTGAGTAAGTTATGTCACCATGGAATTCATCAGTCTTTTAAATGTCCAAACCTCAGTTGCAAGTAATTCAATTTCAATGTTTGTAATACAGAGTTGCATCTTTGGAGGATCAGAAGATTCTATCCAGCTATCTTCCTCTACTAAGAGAGTTTCTTCCAAGTGCTGTTGCAGAAGTCGAATCTGATATCCATGCTTACTTGTCCAATCAAGGTTCTGCTTTCGATGCAATCCCATTAGGTCTTTTGCTGATTCATTTCCTTATCTCTTGAGTTTTAAACCCATCTCTAAAATTAGGATTGGTTATGATTGTTCATGTTCTTCAGCATTGTTTGATGTGGTCTTGTTCTTATGAATAAGATGTAGATGATTATGTGTATGACTATTACACTGTGAAGGATGACATGGACATAAATGATATAGAGACTGCTAGCCCGTTTCCTCTGTAAGTGTTTcatattttgtatttgataTAGAGACTAGTAGCCTGTTTTCTCGTGTAAACCTGTATATTTTTGGTTCAGGGTAAAAGTTGAGGAAGAGGATTTCTATGATGGCCCAGATGATGAGTCAGAATATGACACTGATGATTCAAATGGTATCGTTTCTACTACTGTCATTTTCTTAAGTTCAAAAtggtcttctttcttctttttgtactTCCTTACCCTTTCCTATTTGTGGTTCTCAGCTGAAGATCATCCACGAAACGATTATCCTGATGAAGCATCTTTAGATGACCATGAATCAGAAAGTGAAGCATCTCTTGATGAATCTGAaagagaggaggaagaggaagaggaggaggaaagtGATGCTCCCAGCATTAAGCATTCAGAATATGATGACGCTGACAATTTTGATGATCACGGAAGTTACTTTGATTATCCTGAATGTGAATATGGCAGTGATGATGAAGATTGAAGGTGATTTGTTCAgtgaaacaaaattttgagaTCCCCGTCATTGTCTCTTTGATTTTGTGCTTGCAGTGGAAAGAAAATGCATATACGCTCCACGCAAACTGGTGAAGGTAAACTGTAGAGGGACATGCTCATAGAATGTAGGACACTGTGGCCACAGAACTTTGGAGATGTACCGAATTTCTTTGTTCTGATTAGTGAGAAAAGAATGCTCTACTAGTTTTCCTAGGTAACCTTGAGCACCCTCTGATGCTCATATTTTGATCCTTGGTTGGAGAACCTTGACTTGGGGTTTTAATGCTTACAGATTCCCTAAAGTTTATTGCTAAGGTAAACAACCCTCTACTTGTGCTTCGCTAAGgtaatctatttcttttctgAATCCCCTTCTTACAGCATTCAAAATATATGCGATTGCGTACTGAATTAGCCATAAAGCATTCTTGCTTGTGTGAATGACGTTTCGATGGACAGCATCGTGTCGTCCGCAGATCATAGCATTGCCTGTCTAAGAATGATTAACGAATTTTCTTCTGATGTCGATGCTTTGCGTGATCACGACTGCATCCTTCGCATTGCCATCAACTTAATGAATTCTTTGAATGGTTACGAGTAATGCTTTGCCAAATATATTTCTATGAATCGCtaataattctttaattaatatgtttctATGAATTTGAAAACCATGCATACACACTTTTATTTTACACtttccataatatatataaattaagctGTCTAGCTTATGAATTTGAGAGATGTGGTTTGATAGAACAAGGAAAAGAATTTGAGAGAAGAACACTGTTCATTAGATCAGTGTATCGGTGTAGTGATGATGGTTTTACccatccaacaaaaaaaagttattgctGGCTTCCAAGGGTATTGAGAATTTTTTCtatagtataattttttaaagaaattaatcaggagtaaatatatatttttccatcttgattttatagtaaaataattaaaatacttttaaaagcataaaaaaaaatgtggcaTCAACGAGtatatttgtattttcacaatgatttttttctattattaataaCACTGATGGACACTTTGGTATTtgcaaaaaagtaaaaaataataaattattcaaatgaacaatgaaact
This genomic interval from Populus nigra chromosome 11, ddPopNigr1.1, whole genome shotgun sequence contains the following:
- the LOC133668766 gene encoding RNA-directed DNA methylation 4 isoform X2, producing MATIGETSMNPPQSKPVVVRVKRKAHQSRLDAFWLEINEKPTKKAMLDLEKLSISNNSVDVQVEELKAKKVLVKHVETVTSMETTMEIVQSFASNSAHVVEEQKRTIKKYSKQEQILSRSRRNQEVLASDARFEQIWRSRRGDKGASEDKALHDICSFYDVVRVEESFNEVQELEVASLEDQKILSSYLPLLREFLPSAVAEVESDIHAYLSNQGSAFDAIPLDDYVYDYYTVKDDMDINDIETASPFPLVKVEEEDFYDGPDDESEYDTDDSNAEDHPRNDYPDEASLDDHESESEASLDESEREEEEEEEEESDAPSIKHSEYDDADNFDDHGSYFDYPECEYGSDDED
- the LOC133668766 gene encoding RNA-directed DNA methylation 4 isoform X3, with product MATIGETSMNPPQSKPVVVRVKRKAHQSRLDAFWLEINEKPTKKAMLDLEKLSISNNSVDVQVEELKAKKVLVKHVETVTSMETTMEIVQSFASNSAHVVEEQKRTIKKYSKQEQILSRSRRNQEVLASDARFEQIWRSRRGDKGASEDKALHDICSFYDVVRVEESFNEVQELEVASLEDQKILSSYLPLLREFLPSAVAEVESDIHAYLSNQDVDDYVYDYYTVKDDMDINDIETASPFPLVKVEEEDFYDGPDDESEYDTDDSNAEDHPRNDYPDEASLDDHESESEASLDESEREEEEEEEEESDAPSIKHSEYDDADNFDDHGSYFDYPECEYGSDDED
- the LOC133668766 gene encoding RNA-directed DNA methylation 4 isoform X4; translated protein: MATIGETSMNPPQSKPVVVRVKRKAHQSRLDAFWLEINEKPTKKAMLDLEKLSISNNSVDVQVEELKAKKVLVKHVETVTSMETTMEIVQSFASNSAHVVEEQKRTIKKYSKQEQILSRSRRNQEVLASDARFEQIWRSRRGDKGASEDKALHDICSFYDVVRVEESFNEVQELEVASLEDQKILSSYLPLLREFLPSAVAEVESDIHAYLSNQDDYVYDYYTVKDDMDINDIETASPFPLVKVEEEDFYDGPDDESEYDTDDSNAEDHPRNDYPDEASLDDHESESEASLDESEREEEEEEEEESDAPSIKHSEYDDADNFDDHGSYFDYPECEYGSDDED
- the LOC133668766 gene encoding RNA-directed DNA methylation 4 isoform X1, encoding MATIGETSMNPPQSKPVVVRVKRKAHQSRLDAFWLEINEKPTKKAMLDLEKLSISNNSVDVQVEELKAKKVLVKHVETVTSMETTMEIVQSFASNSAHVVEEQKRTIKKYSKQEQILSRSRRNQEVLASDARFEQIWRSRRGDKGASEDKALHDICSFYDVVRVEESFNEVQELEVASLEDQKILSSYLPLLREFLPSAVAEVESDIHAYLSNQGSAFDAIPLDVDDYVYDYYTVKDDMDINDIETASPFPLVKVEEEDFYDGPDDESEYDTDDSNAEDHPRNDYPDEASLDDHESESEASLDESEREEEEEEEEESDAPSIKHSEYDDADNFDDHGSYFDYPECEYGSDDED